A genomic region of Microbacterium schleiferi contains the following coding sequences:
- a CDS encoding metallophosphoesterase, translating into MRGATGSHTGAHAVSSPLGRTALTTLGVVGAVGVGTAVWGIGIERYLYTVRRHDVRILPAGSTPLRILHISDIHMAPWQHRKQRWLAGLAEELRPDLIVNTGDNLGHAEGLTGVRAALDPLRGIPGVYVHGSNDHDAPLPRNPLLYFSGPSTSVPKPERLDVGALDDYLQSELGWHELNNAAASFTADDRLIAAFGVSDAHRHWDRLDVLPPLVADLAAQSPALTFGVSHAPYRRVLDTFTGLGADMIFAGHTHGGQVRMPGFGALVANCDIPLDQARGLSTWTADGRSVPLNVSAGVGHSIYAPVRFACRPEVSLLTLTAVDTQIAPDGGSGSER; encoded by the coding sequence TTGCGCGGCGCCACCGGCTCCCACACCGGCGCCCACGCCGTGAGTTCACCGCTCGGACGCACCGCCCTCACGACCCTCGGGGTTGTGGGGGCGGTCGGCGTCGGCACCGCCGTCTGGGGCATCGGTATCGAGCGTTACCTCTACACGGTGCGCCGTCATGACGTGCGCATTCTGCCGGCCGGGTCAACTCCGCTGCGGATCCTGCACATCTCCGACATCCATATGGCGCCGTGGCAGCATCGCAAGCAGCGTTGGCTCGCGGGACTCGCTGAGGAGCTCCGTCCTGACCTGATCGTGAACACCGGCGACAACCTGGGGCACGCTGAGGGGCTGACCGGTGTGCGCGCCGCCTTGGACCCGCTGCGCGGTATCCCGGGCGTCTACGTGCACGGTTCGAACGATCACGATGCCCCGCTCCCCCGCAATCCCCTCTTGTATTTCTCCGGCCCTTCTACCTCGGTACCCAAGCCCGAACGCCTCGACGTCGGAGCGCTCGACGATTATCTGCAGAGCGAGCTGGGCTGGCACGAACTCAACAACGCGGCAGCGTCCTTCACGGCGGACGACCGGCTGATTGCCGCGTTCGGCGTCAGCGACGCCCACCGCCACTGGGATCGGCTCGACGTGCTCCCGCCCCTCGTTGCCGACCTGGCCGCGCAGTCCCCCGCGCTCACGTTCGGCGTCAGCCACGCCCCGTACCGGCGCGTGCTCGACACGTTCACAGGGCTCGGCGCCGACATGATCTTCGCCGGCCACACGCACGGCGGCCAGGTGCGGATGCCGGGATTCGGCGCTCTGGTCGCCAACTGCGACATTCCCCTCGACCAGGCGCGGGGCCTGAGCACCTGGACGGCAGACGGCCGCTCTGTGCCGCTGAACGTCAGTGCCGGGGTGGGCCACTCGATCTACGCCCCGGTGCGCTTCGCGTGCCGCCCCGAGGTGTCGCTGCTCACCCTTACCGCGGTTGATACCCAGATCGCACCCGACGGCGGTTCGGGCAGCGAGCGCTGA
- a CDS encoding transglycosylase domain-containing protein: protein MPETKRTAGGVLGGLLGVVGLSTVAGVLVAATVTPAIALSGAAASSAITLFDNLPSALEIDELMLPTTFYWMNPDTGEYEVMTQFYDQNRDPVAFDEVAPVMYDAILSSEDKNFYSHGGIDLVGTARAVIGGGSQGGGSSISQQYVKNILIQKCEAEVGTGETADMTQEEKDAAKDACFTDATVASGTEGYQRKLQEMRYAIALEQKYSKDEILLGYLNIANFGGQNYGIGAAAHYYFGVDAANLTLGQAAALAGMVQTPNLYRIDRPDGSWTDKDGNPINGAADGYSLTKERQEYVLGRMLTDGKITQEEYDAAIAEPITPVITPADTGCGIVPGKAAYFCQYVRGIMENDEAFGATREDRTKLLKQGGLNVYLTIDKRLQQAAEQAMVDNVPSSIDGYTNDDTGRLGAATTSIETKTGRILEITQNTNFSETIKDDPNFSSLVYAGNIKYGGSNGFEGGSTFKVFTLLEWLQEGHSVNEVINGRAQIFKNFRNSCTGDISNNALIQNFAKNPGYVGTPMRFTSDSLNTGFLAMASKLDLCGIQNTAEKMGVRLGDGSVVPVEVPFQILGSNAIPPIDVAAAYATIANNGVYCTPKAIDRITDANGNEVALPEASCTQVLEPNIAATAAYALQGVMNNGSGRASNPYDGTPLLGKTGTHEAKQTWLVASSTNVTTAVWVGNSQGYANVDRWPWNHLYTRHSVARPILAAADALYGGDGFPAPDPNLTKTVLYDLPSVLGKSIDEATKVLEDAGFEVIVGDAVDSTEGAGIVAQQDPAGGKVPGGTTVTIRPSNGQGVIIPAVSGSVEQARNTLQGAGLNVTGGTCNNPAATATVTGTSPGAGTMVGRGSTVNINVNCAAPPAPTPAPTP from the coding sequence ATGCCTGAAACGAAACGAACGGCGGGCGGCGTGCTCGGCGGCCTCCTCGGCGTGGTCGGCCTCAGCACCGTTGCGGGAGTCCTCGTCGCTGCCACCGTGACGCCGGCGATCGCACTGTCTGGCGCCGCGGCATCCAGCGCGATCACGCTCTTCGACAATCTTCCCAGCGCGCTCGAGATCGACGAGCTGATGCTGCCGACGACCTTCTATTGGATGAACCCCGACACGGGTGAGTACGAGGTCATGACGCAGTTCTACGATCAGAACCGCGATCCGGTGGCCTTCGATGAGGTTGCCCCCGTCATGTACGACGCGATCCTCTCGAGCGAAGACAAGAACTTCTACTCGCACGGCGGAATCGACCTCGTCGGCACCGCCCGAGCCGTCATCGGGGGTGGCTCGCAGGGTGGTGGATCCTCCATCAGCCAGCAGTACGTCAAGAACATCCTCATCCAGAAGTGTGAGGCCGAGGTCGGAACCGGCGAGACCGCCGACATGACGCAGGAAGAGAAGGATGCCGCGAAGGACGCGTGTTTCACGGACGCGACCGTCGCCAGCGGCACCGAGGGGTACCAGCGGAAGCTGCAGGAGATGCGGTACGCGATCGCCCTCGAGCAGAAGTACTCGAAGGACGAGATCCTGCTGGGCTACCTCAATATCGCCAACTTCGGCGGTCAGAACTACGGCATCGGCGCCGCTGCGCACTACTACTTCGGCGTCGACGCCGCGAACCTGACCCTCGGACAGGCCGCAGCGCTCGCCGGCATGGTGCAGACACCGAACCTCTACCGCATCGACCGACCGGACGGCTCGTGGACCGACAAAGACGGCAACCCGATCAACGGCGCGGCCGACGGATACTCCCTGACGAAGGAACGTCAGGAATACGTTCTCGGCCGGATGCTCACCGACGGCAAGATCACCCAGGAAGAGTACGACGCTGCCATCGCTGAACCGATCACGCCGGTCATCACCCCCGCTGACACCGGCTGCGGCATCGTGCCTGGAAAAGCCGCGTACTTCTGCCAGTACGTGCGCGGAATCATGGAGAACGACGAGGCCTTCGGCGCGACCCGGGAGGACCGCACGAAGCTCCTCAAGCAGGGCGGCCTCAACGTCTACCTGACGATCGACAAGCGCCTGCAACAAGCCGCCGAACAGGCCATGGTTGACAACGTGCCCTCGTCCATCGACGGGTACACGAATGACGACACGGGGCGCCTGGGCGCTGCGACCACCAGTATCGAGACGAAGACCGGCCGCATCCTCGAGATCACGCAGAACACCAACTTCAGCGAGACGATCAAGGACGACCCGAACTTCTCGTCGCTCGTGTACGCCGGCAACATAAAGTACGGCGGCTCCAACGGATTCGAGGGCGGGTCGACCTTCAAGGTCTTCACCCTGCTCGAGTGGCTCCAGGAGGGCCACTCCGTCAACGAGGTGATCAACGGGCGCGCGCAGATCTTCAAGAACTTCCGCAACAGCTGCACCGGCGATATCTCCAACAATGCGCTCATTCAGAACTTCGCGAAGAACCCCGGCTATGTGGGAACGCCGATGCGGTTCACCTCAGACTCCCTGAACACGGGCTTCCTCGCGATGGCCTCGAAGCTGGATCTCTGCGGTATCCAGAACACCGCCGAGAAGATGGGTGTCCGACTCGGAGACGGCAGTGTGGTTCCGGTCGAGGTGCCGTTCCAGATTCTCGGGTCGAACGCTATTCCGCCGATCGATGTCGCCGCTGCGTACGCGACGATCGCGAACAACGGCGTCTACTGCACGCCGAAGGCTATCGATCGCATCACTGACGCCAACGGCAACGAGGTCGCCCTTCCCGAGGCATCCTGCACGCAGGTGCTCGAACCGAATATCGCCGCAACAGCCGCCTACGCGCTGCAGGGCGTCATGAACAACGGTTCGGGCCGCGCATCCAACCCGTACGACGGAACACCGCTGCTCGGCAAGACAGGTACCCACGAGGCAAAGCAGACGTGGCTTGTCGCATCGAGCACGAACGTCACGACCGCTGTCTGGGTTGGCAACTCGCAGGGCTACGCGAACGTCGACCGGTGGCCGTGGAACCACCTCTACACGCGACACTCGGTAGCACGACCGATCCTGGCTGCCGCCGACGCACTGTACGGTGGCGACGGGTTCCCCGCTCCGGATCCGAACCTCACCAAGACCGTGCTCTACGACCTTCCGAGCGTCCTCGGTAAGAGCATCGACGAAGCAACCAAGGTGCTCGAGGATGCCGGATTCGAAGTCATCGTCGGCGACGCCGTCGACTCCACCGAGGGTGCCGGAATCGTCGCTCAGCAGGACCCCGCCGGCGGCAAGGTCCCGGGCGGCACAACCGTCACGATCCGGCCGAGCAATGGCCAAGGCGTGATCATCCCCGCCGTCAGCGGTTCGGTCGAGCAGGCACGAAACACGTTGCAGGGCGCGGGGTTGAACGTCACCGGCGGCACGTGCAATAACCCGGCGGCAACGGCCACCGTGACGGGCACGAGTCCCGGCGCGGGCACCATGGTCGGGCGTGGTTCTACCGTGAACATCAACGTGAATTGCGCGGCGCCACCGGCTCCCACACCGGCGCCCACGCCGTGA
- a CDS encoding HAD-IIB family hydrolase produces the protein MATPPRLVAFDLDDTLAPSKSSIDPRMGDLLVALAERVDVAIISGGQLAQFTMQVVDRLPETSADTLARLHLLPTCGTQYYRLGADGIDTVYAHSLTDDQKQRALTAVEEEAKRLGLWESEPWGEILEDRGSQITFSALGQQAPVDAKMTWDPTGEKKNTLRAAVAARLPDLEVRSGGSTSVDITARGIDKAYGMRQLADQTGIPLDDMLFVGDRLDPDGNDYPVLAIGVACHAVEGWEDTAEFLEGFIPTLPTPSER, from the coding sequence ATGGCCACCCCTCCCCGCCTGGTCGCGTTCGACCTCGACGACACCCTGGCACCCTCCAAGAGCTCGATCGACCCGCGTATGGGCGATCTGCTCGTGGCCCTCGCCGAGCGCGTCGATGTGGCGATCATCTCGGGCGGGCAGCTCGCGCAGTTCACGATGCAGGTCGTCGACCGTCTTCCCGAGACCTCCGCCGACACACTCGCGCGGCTGCACCTGCTTCCGACCTGCGGGACGCAGTACTACCGGCTCGGGGCGGACGGCATCGACACGGTCTACGCGCACTCCCTGACCGACGACCAGAAGCAGCGTGCCCTCACCGCCGTCGAGGAAGAAGCCAAGCGTCTCGGGCTCTGGGAGTCCGAGCCCTGGGGTGAGATCCTCGAAGACCGCGGCTCGCAGATCACGTTCTCAGCGCTCGGTCAGCAGGCGCCCGTTGACGCCAAGATGACCTGGGACCCGACCGGCGAGAAGAAGAACACGCTCCGGGCGGCGGTCGCCGCTCGCCTGCCCGACCTCGAGGTGCGCTCCGGCGGGTCGACCTCGGTCGACATCACCGCGCGGGGGATCGACAAGGCCTACGGGATGCGCCAGCTCGCCGATCAGACCGGCATCCCGCTCGATGACATGCTCTTTGTCGGCGACCGCCTCGATCCGGACGGGAACGACTACCCGGTCTTGGCGATCGGCGTCGCCTGCCACGCTGTCGAGGGCTGGGAAGACACCGCCGAGTTCCTCGAGGGGTTCATCCCGACGCTGCCTACTCCGTCGGAGCGGTGA
- a CDS encoding FadR/GntR family transcriptional regulator has product MLDRIESDLMSGELGPGDRLPPERELATTLGVGRSSVREALRVLEVMGLIRTGTGSGPTAGAIIIGTPTGGMSALLRLQLAAQSFAIDDVVDTRIALESAVVSDLAAADDADLADVHRVLGAMDDESLTPAEFVALDAQLHLALAEAAGNGVTVAMMGGLRDAIEGYVARGIRRITDWDGAAARLRHEHHRIVDLIGQGQADAARAAVNDHIRGYYATVTAPTE; this is encoded by the coding sequence AACTCGGTCCCGGCGACCGCCTGCCGCCCGAGCGCGAGTTGGCGACGACCCTCGGTGTCGGCAGGTCCAGCGTTCGTGAGGCGCTGCGGGTGCTCGAAGTCATGGGACTGATCCGTACCGGCACGGGTTCGGGACCCACCGCCGGTGCCATCATCATCGGCACCCCGACCGGCGGGATGTCGGCCCTGCTACGGCTGCAGCTGGCGGCGCAGAGTTTCGCGATCGACGATGTCGTCGACACCCGTATCGCGCTCGAGTCGGCGGTCGTGTCAGACCTCGCCGCCGCAGACGACGCCGACCTCGCTGACGTGCACCGCGTGCTGGGGGCGATGGATGACGAGTCGCTGACACCGGCGGAGTTCGTCGCCCTCGACGCCCAGCTTCACCTGGCGCTCGCCGAGGCCGCGGGCAACGGCGTCACCGTGGCCATGATGGGCGGACTGCGCGACGCGATCGAAGGATATGTGGCGCGCGGCATCCGTCGAATCACCGACTGGGATGGCGCGGCGGCCCGCCTGCGGCACGAGCATCACCGCATCGTCGACCTCATCGGGCAGGGACAGGCTGACGCCGCCCGCGCGGCCGTGAACGACCACATCCGCGGGTATTACGCGACGGTCACCGCTCCGACGGAGTAG